The Synchiropus splendidus isolate RoL2022-P1 chromosome 1, RoL_Sspl_1.0, whole genome shotgun sequence genome includes a window with the following:
- the vps35 gene encoding vacuolar protein sorting-associated protein 35 isoform X3, with translation MHKVQKSVSPDMAISDELHYLEVYLTDEFAKGRKVADLYELVQYAGNIIPRLYLLITVGVVYVRSFPQSRKDILKDLVEMCRGVQHPLRGLFLRNYLLQCTRNILPDDGEQSEGTEEMTGDINDSIDFVLLNFAEMNKLWVRMQHQGHSRDREKREKERQELRILVGTNLVRLSQLEGVNVEKYKQIVLPGVLEQVVNCRDSLAQEYLMECIIQVFPDEFHLQTLNPFLRSCAELHQHVNVKNIIIALIDRLALFAHREDGPGIPAEIKLFDIFSQQVATVIQSRQDMPSEDVVSLQVSLINLAMKCYPDRVDYVDKVLESTVEIFNKLNLEHIATSSAVSKELTRLLKIPVDTYNNILTVLQLKHFPPLFEYFDYESRKNMSCYVLSNTLDYNTTIVAQEQVDAILNLVATLIQDQPDQPADDPDPEDFAEEQSLVGRFIHLLHSDDPDQQYLILNTARKHFGAGGNQRIRYTLPPLVFAAYQLAFRYKENSSLDDKWEKKCQKIFSFAHQTISALIKAELAELPLRLFLQGALAAGEIGFENHETVAYEFMSQAFSLYEDEISDSKAQLAAITLIIGTFERMRCFSEENHEPLRTQCALAASKLLKKPDQCRAVSICAHLFWSGRSTDKNGEEIRDGKRVMECLKKALKIANQCMDQSLQVQLFIEILNRYVCFYERENDAVTVQVLNQLIQKIREDLPNLEASEETEQINKHFHNTLEHLRLQRESPESEGPVYEGLVL, from the exons CTACCTGCTGATCACAGTGGGGGTGGTGTATGTTCGCTCCTTCCCTCAGTCACGCAAGGACATTCTCAAGGACCTGGTGGAGATGTGTCGGGGTGTCCAGCACCCTCTCAGGGGTCTCTTTCTCCGAAACTACCTGCTGCAGTGCACTCGCAACATCTTGCCAGATGACGGAGAGCAGTCTGA GGGAACAGAAGAGATGACTGGTGACATCAACGACTCCATCGACTTTGTCCTCCTGAACTTTGCGGAAATGAACAAACTGTGGGTGCGAATGCAGCATCAGGGCCACAGTCGAGATCGCGAgaaaagagagaaggagagacagGAGTTGAGGATTCTGGTTGGAACCAACTTGGTTCGCCTCAGTCAGCTGGAGGGGGTCAACGTGGAGAAGTACAAGCAG ATCGTTCTCCCAGGAGTGCTGGAGCAGGTTGTGAATTGTAGAGACTCACTGGCACAGGAATACCTCATGGAATGCATAATTCAG GTTTTCCCTGATGAATTCCACCTTCAGACCCTGAACCCTTTCCTGCGGTCCTGTGCCGAGTTACATCAACATGTCAACGTCAAGAACATCATCATTGCCCTCATTGACAG GTTGGCTCTGTTTGCTCACCGAGAGGACGGCCCTGGTATTCCAGCGGAGATTAAActgtttgacattttttcacAGCAAGTGGCCACTGTCATTCAG TCTCGTCAGGACATGCCCTCCGAAGACGTGGTGTCTCTTCAAGTCTCTCTCATCAATTTGGCCATGAAATGTTACCCCGACCGCGTGGACTACGTCGATAAAGTCTTGGAAAGCACTGTGGAGATATTTAACAAGCTCAACCTGGAACA CATAGCGACCAGCAGCGCCGTGTCCAAAGAGCTGACCAGACTGCTGAAGATTCCAGTGGACACCTATAACAACATCCTGACAGTGCTGCAGCTCAAACATTTCCCTCCTCTTTTTGAATATTTCGACTACGAGTCTCGCAAGAACATGAGCTGCTACGTGTTGAGCAACACGCTGGACTACAACACCACCATCGTGGCTCAGGAGCAG GTTGACGCCATCTTGAACTTGGTGGCCACACTGATCCAAGACCAGCCAGATCAGCCGGCTGATGACCCTGACCCAGAGGACTTTGCAGAGGAGCAAAGCCTCGTCGGACGTTTCATCCACCTGCTCCACTCGGATGATCCTGACCAGCAGTACCTT ATCCTGAACACAGCTCGCAAACACTTTGGTGCCGGCGGTAACCAAAGGATTCGCTACACCCTGCCTCCTCTGGTGTTCGCAGCCTACCAGTTGGCCTTCAGATACAAAGAGAACTCCTCCCTG GACGACAAGTGGGAAAAGAAGTGTCAGAAGATCTTCTCCTTTGCCCATCAGACCATCAGTGCACTCATCAAAGCTGAGCTCGCTGAGCTGCCTCTGCGGCTgttcctgcagggggcgctagCTGCAGGAGAGATTGGCTTTGAGAACCACGAAACTGTGGCTTATGAGTTCATGTCACAG GCGTTCTCTCTATATGAGGATGAGATCAGCGACTCCAAAGCTCAGCTTGCAGCCATCACCCTCATCATCGGAACCTTTGAGAGAATGCGATGCTTCAGTGAAGAGAACCACGAGCCTCTGAGGACTCAGTGCGCACTGGCCGCCTCCAAGCTGTTGAAGAAGCCAGACCAGTGCAGAGCTGTCAGCATCTGCGCCCACCTCTTCTGGTCGGGCAGAAGCACAGACAAGAACGGAGAAGAG ATCCGTGATGGGAAAAGGGTGATGGAATGCCTTAAGAAAGCTCTCAAGATTGCCAACCAGTGCATGGACCAGTCGCTGCAGGTGCAGCTCTTCATCGAAATTCTCAACAGATACGTCTGCTTCTATGAAAGGGAAAACGACGCG GTCACTGTCCAGGTATTAAACCAGCTGATCCAGAAGATCCGGGAGGACCTTCCCAACCTGGAGGCCAGCGAAGAGACGGAGCAGATCAACAAACACTTCCACAACACACTGGAGCACCTCCGCCTGCAGAGAGAGTCCCCCGAGTCCGAGGGTCCTGTCTACGAGGGTCTGGTCCTTTAA
- the c1h16orf87 gene encoding UPF0547 protein C16orf87 homolog, with amino-acid sequence MSAIKTKKVKMATKSCPECDQQIPVACKSCPCGYVFISRKLLNAKLNECLSPDSPDKLESKRRRTERIRKDRVDPSLTSDIENKRRPRTNSQSDPIRRGRGRPKTVGLKKQEEDKEKLEKEVDIYAGLSDERAFVFSVALAEINRKILGQTLIL; translated from the exons ATGTCGGCAATTAAAACAAAGAAAGTCAAAATGGCTACAAAGTCTTGCCCCGAATGCGACCAACAG ATTCCTGTGGCCTGTAAATCCTGTCCGTGTGGCTACGTGTTTATTAGCCGGAAACTTCTCAACGCCAAGCTCAACGAATGTCTGTCGCCAGATTCGCCAG ACAAACTGGAATCGAAGCGGCGGCGAACCGAGCGCATTCGCAAAGACAGAGTTGACCCTTCGTTGACCAGCGACATAGAGAACAAGCGGCGGCCTCGGACCAACAGTCAGTCAGATCCGATCAGGAGAGGACGAGGTCGACCCAAAACGGTGGGGctgaagaagcaggaggaggacaaaG AGAAACTGGAGAAGGAGGTGGATATTTACGCTGGACTGTCTGACGAGAGAGCCTTCGTGTTCTCCGTGGCTCTGGCTGAGATCAACCGCAAGATCCTGGGTCAGACCCTCATCTTATAG